In one Populus nigra chromosome 12, ddPopNigr1.1, whole genome shotgun sequence genomic region, the following are encoded:
- the LOC133668884 gene encoding protein BONZAI 3 has translation MGLCFSDVRGGKQAIGGTSQQNPNSNNNAAHNDAVDFFFKSNGQQALFTQVELSLSASNLLDRDITSKSDPMVVLFAKKRDGKLEEVGRTEVILNNLNPTWIQKITIAYHFEMVQPLVFHVYDVDTSYHNKPVKSLKLKDQEFLGEANCVLSEIVTRQNRTLTIQLQNRNGHGILRKIGTLTAHAEETIASRTTVELTLRCCHLANKDLFSLSDPFLRISRMVEGGGSVPICKTEVVNNNLNPMWRPLCLSMQQFGSKASETPLVIECFDFNSSGNHVLIGKLQKSVADLETLHREKNGANFVIPSSHVREKVLKGQLFVDRFLEKEQYSFLDYISSGFELNFMVAVDFTASNGNPRNPDSLHYIDPSGRLNSYQQAIMEVGHVIQFYDSDRRFPAWGFGGKTPAGTVSHCFNLNGSASFEVEGVDGIMAAYATALHNVSLSGPTLFGPVINTAAQIAGQSVSNNNGKYLVLLIITDGVITDMQETKDSLVRASDLPLSILIVGVGGADFTQMEILDADNGERLQSSTGRVATRDIVQFVPMREVNSGQISVVQALLEELPGQFLTYFRSRDIKPHARHVC, from the exons atgggacTTTGTTTTTCTGATGTACGAGGAGGGAAACAAGCAATAGGAGGGACATCCCAACAAAATCCCAACAGTAATAACAATGCTGCCCACAATGATGCTgttgatttcttcttcaagtccaATGGCCAACAGGCTCTTTTTACCCAAGTTGAG TTGTCTTTATCAGCATCAAACTTGCTTGATCGTGACATCACATCCAAG AGTGACCCAATGGTAGTTTTGTTCGCAAAGAAAAGGGATGGGAAACTAGAGGAAGTCGGTAGAACAGAAGTCATTTTGAACAACTTAAATCCTACTTGGATTCAAAAGATTACAATTGCTTATCATTTTGAGATGGTTCAGCCACTTGT CTTTCATGTCTATGATGTGGATACCAGCTATCACAATAAACCAGTGAAG TCACTGAAGTTGAAGGATCAGGAATTTTTGGGAGAAGCCAACTGTGTTTTGTCTGAG ATAGTGACAAGACAGAATCGTACATTAACTATTCAACTCCAGAACAGAAATGGGCATGGAATCCTCCGAAAGATAGGGACTCTCACTGCCCATGCAGAGGAAACAATTGCTTCAAGAACTACTGTCGAGTTAACACTACGGTGTTGTCACTTGGCTAACAAAGATTTATTTTCCCTGAGT GACCCCTTCTTAAGAATATCTAGAATGGTAGAGGGTGGAGGTTCTGTGCCTATATGCAAGACTGAGGTGGTGAACAACAATCTGAATCCAATGTGGAGGCCTCTATGCCTAAGTATGCAGCAGTTTGGGAGCAAGGCAAGC GAAACCCCCCTTGTTATTGAGTGCTTTGATTTCAACAGCAGTGGAAATCATGTGCTAATTGG TAAGCTTCAGAAATCAGTGGCAGACCTGGAAACTCTTCACAGAGAAAAAAATGGTGCTAATTTCGTTATACCGTCCAGCCATGTTCGTGAAAAG GTGCTGAAGGGTCAGCTGTTTGTGGATCGATTTTTGGAGAAGGAACAGTATAGTTTTCTGGATTATATTTCGAGTGGCTTTGAGCTAAATTTTATGGTTGCTGTTGACTTTACGG CTTCAAATGGAAATCCTCGAAATCCAGATTCCTTGCACTACATAGATCCTTCAGGCCGGTTGAATTCTTACCAGCAG GCTATAATGGAAGTAGGGCACGTCATACAATTTTATGATTCTGATAGGCGTTTTCCTGCTTGGGGCTTTGGAGGAAAGACACCTGCTGGAACAGTATCTCATTGTTTCAACTTAAATGGCAGTGCAAGCTTTGAG GTCGAGGGCGTTGACGGCATCATGGCTGCTTATGCAACTGCTCTACACAATGTTTCTCTTTCTGGACCCACTTTATTTGGCCCGGTGATCAACACAGCAGCACAAATTGCTGGTCAGTCTGTTTCAAACAACAATGGCAAGTATCTTGTCTTGCTCATTATAACG GATGGAGTTATCACAGATATGCAAGAAACTAAAGATTCTTTGGTGAGGGCATCTGATCTTCCTCTATCAATTCTTATAGTTGGAGTAGGAGGTGCAGACTTTACACAAATGGAG ATCCTTGATGCTGATAACGGAGAACGATTACAGAGTTCTACTGGTCGGGTGGCTACACGTGATATTGTACAATTTGTCCCAATGCGAGAAGTGAACA GTGGACAGATTTCTGTCGTTCAAGCTCTTTTGGAAGAGCTGCCTGGACAGTTTTTGACCTATTTCAGGTCTAGAGATATCAAACCACATGCTCGTCATGTTTGCTAG